Proteins from one Anaerolineales bacterium genomic window:
- a CDS encoding M67 family metallopeptidase has translation MPLDGYNNTTMNLATIFLRQNQWERMEAHVRAMFPKEACGVLAGKESGVHWVQPITNVEEDRRRFRMDPQEQLDALLRIEEEGLHLIGIYHSHPDGPAELSMSDISEAAYLEAAHLVWFPAAEKWACKAFIIEHKTTREIPIQIVAKGTLSG, from the coding sequence ATGCCATTGGACGGCTATAATAATACGACAATGAATCTCGCAACGATTTTCTTGCGGCAGAATCAATGGGAAAGAATGGAAGCCCATGTGCGGGCGATGTTCCCAAAAGAAGCCTGCGGTGTATTGGCCGGTAAGGAGTCTGGCGTGCATTGGGTCCAGCCGATCACCAACGTCGAAGAGGACCGTCGTCGCTTCCGTATGGATCCCCAAGAGCAATTGGATGCGCTGTTGCGCATCGAGGAGGAGGGACTGCATTTGATCGGCATCTACCACTCTCATCCGGATGGACCGGCTGAACTCTCCATGAGTGACATCAGCGAGGCGGCGTATCTCGAGGCGGCCCATCTGGTGTGGTTCCCTGCCGCCGAAAAATGGGCGTGCAAAGCTTTTATCATCGAGCACAAAACCACACGGGAAATCCCAATTCAGATCGTCGCTAAAGGAACTCTATCAGGGTAG
- a CDS encoding nucleoside recognition domain-containing protein produces the protein MNEPIQPGAEQVLAQARDLRWKISGNLHERLLEGIYTEASRLAERAVSRPDSPPRFDLDRTIDRLVTSRIWGFPIMLLLFTLIFWITISGANIPSGWIAHLLLDKLHPLLKNLAANSILPVWIQGLLVDGMYLSTAWVVSVMLPPMAIFFPLFTLLEDFGYLPRVAFNLDRVFKRTGAHGRQALSMMMGFGCNAAGVIATRIIDSPRERLIAIITNNFALCNGRWPTQILLATLFVGALVPAELAGLISALTVVGVALLGVLLTFLVNWFLSRTWLKGEVSTFSLELPPYRPPRILQTIYTSVIDRTIFVLWRAVVFALPAGAVIWLAANIDIGGLSVAEHLIDILNPIGLFLGLNGVILVAYIVAIPANEIVIPTILMLTVLLTGINSVGSGAGVMFELESNQATLGVLQAGGWTLLTAVNMMLFSLIHNPCSTTLFTIFKETGSKKWTILSAALPLAMGFIVTFLVAHLWRLIAAIT, from the coding sequence ATGAACGAACCGATACAGCCCGGTGCAGAACAAGTGCTCGCGCAGGCGCGCGATCTGCGTTGGAAGATAAGCGGGAATCTCCACGAGAGGTTGCTCGAGGGGATATACACTGAAGCATCACGTTTGGCCGAACGCGCAGTCAGCCGTCCGGATTCTCCGCCCCGCTTCGACCTCGACCGCACCATCGATCGTTTGGTGACAAGCCGCATCTGGGGTTTCCCGATCATGCTGCTGCTTTTTACGCTCATATTTTGGATCACGATATCGGGTGCCAACATCCCGTCGGGCTGGATCGCCCATTTGCTGCTCGACAAGCTCCATCCGCTGCTGAAAAACCTCGCTGCGAACTCCATCCTGCCCGTCTGGATTCAGGGTCTGCTCGTCGATGGCATGTATTTATCGACCGCCTGGGTCGTCAGTGTGATGCTGCCGCCGATGGCGATCTTCTTTCCACTCTTCACGCTTTTGGAGGATTTCGGCTATCTTCCGCGCGTGGCTTTCAATCTGGACCGGGTTTTCAAGCGTACGGGCGCGCACGGCCGTCAGGCATTGAGCATGATGATGGGCTTCGGATGCAACGCCGCCGGCGTCATCGCCACCCGCATTATCGACAGCCCGCGAGAACGGCTGATCGCCATCATCACCAACAATTTCGCCCTGTGCAACGGCCGCTGGCCGACACAAATTCTTCTGGCGACTCTTTTCGTCGGCGCGTTGGTACCTGCAGAGTTGGCGGGACTGATCTCTGCACTCACGGTGGTTGGCGTAGCGCTGCTCGGCGTTCTCCTGACCTTCCTCGTGAACTGGTTCCTCTCACGCACCTGGCTGAAAGGCGAAGTCTCTACCTTCAGTCTCGAGCTGCCACCCTATCGTCCGCCGCGGATCTTGCAGACGATCTACACCTCCGTCATCGACCGGACCATTTTCGTGCTCTGGCGAGCCGTGGTATTTGCCCTGCCCGCAGGCGCAGTGATCTGGCTTGCGGCTAACATTGACATCGGGGGCCTGAGCGTCGCCGAACATTTAATCGACATCCTGAATCCGATTGGCCTGTTCCTGGGACTCAACGGGGTCATACTGGTCGCCTACATCGTGGCCATACCGGCGAACGAAATCGTCATCCCAACGATTCTCATGCTCACGGTATTGCTTACCGGCATAAATTCCGTTGGCAGCGGCGCCGGCGTCATGTTCGAACTCGAATCCAATCAGGCGACACTCGGGGTATTGCAAGCCGGCGGTTGGACGCTGCTCACAGCGGTCAACATGATGCTCTTCAGCCTCATCCATAATCCTTGCAGCACGACCTTGTTCACGATCTTCAAGGAAACCGGCAGCAAGAAATGGACGATCCTGTCCGCAGCGCTCCCCCTGGCGATGGGCTTTATCGTCACCTTCCTGGTGGCTCATTTGTGGCGGTTGATCGCCGCGATAACATGA
- a CDS encoding FeoB small GTPase domain-containing protein produces the protein MNERKPIETIQTGCESCPAHHAANLLKLGVDMQDWDYVVALAGNPNTGKSTVFNALTGLRQHTGNWPGKTVARAEGGMEYAGSRYKLVDLPGTYSLLSTSVDEEIARDFILFGQPDVTIVVVDATRLERNLNLVLQVLEITDRVVICLNLMDEAKRHGLTVDDRRLARDLGVPVVPTSARYGKGLDAMLQSIHDVATGKLRTKPHRIQQFSKELEGTISELAKKVRAVFPNLPNPRWVAIRLLDGDERIIEAFKKGDLGELSQNTTETVELQPQLSRGQVK, from the coding sequence ATGAACGAGCGTAAACCGATTGAAACGATTCAAACCGGATGTGAGAGCTGTCCCGCCCATCACGCCGCGAATTTACTCAAACTGGGCGTAGACATGCAAGACTGGGATTACGTCGTCGCCCTGGCCGGAAATCCGAATACCGGGAAGAGCACCGTCTTCAACGCCCTCACCGGCCTGCGCCAGCATACCGGCAACTGGCCGGGTAAAACCGTCGCCCGCGCAGAAGGCGGTATGGAATACGCCGGGAGCCGTTATAAACTCGTCGATCTTCCGGGAACCTATTCCCTGCTATCCACCTCCGTCGATGAGGAAATCGCCCGCGATTTCATCCTCTTCGGTCAGCCGGACGTAACCATCGTCGTGGTGGACGCGACGCGCCTGGAACGGAACTTGAACCTGGTGTTACAAGTTTTGGAAATCACGGACCGGGTGGTCATATGCCTGAATCTGATGGATGAAGCGAAGCGCCACGGCCTGACCGTCGACGATCGACGACTGGCACGTGATCTCGGCGTACCGGTGGTTCCCACGAGTGCCCGCTACGGGAAAGGCCTCGATGCAATGCTGCAATCGATCCACGATGTCGCCACGGGAAAACTTCGCACGAAGCCCCACAGAATTCAACAGTTCTCCAAAGAACTGGAAGGAACCATATCGGAATTGGCCAAGAAGGTGCGTGCTGTTTTCCCGAATCTTCCCAACCCGCGCTGGGTTGCCATCCGGTTGCTTGATGGCGACGAACGGATCATCGAAGCTTTCAAGAAGGGGGACTTGGGCGAATTGTCCCAGAACACAACGGAAACCGTCGAACTGCAACCACAACTATCCAGGGGACAAGTAAAATGA
- a CDS encoding glycerol-3-phosphate acyltransferase, translated as MQFNIIAALFAAYLLGSVPVGLLVVRLVRGRDIRLWFSGRTGGTNVMRMAGFWAGLSTAILDLAKGALAVYLARYLTDGNPWVEMGAGLLAVLGHNYSIFLVERKDGRLRLRGGAGGATTAGAVFAFWPPSLLILVPIGAAILYFVGYASVATMCLGIEVAALFLWRALSGQAPWAYVVFGVLIEVILLLGLRPNIQRLRKGEERLIGYRARKAAQKALNSENYNAARETNRE; from the coding sequence ATGCAATTCAACATCATCGCAGCTTTGTTCGCCGCTTATTTGCTCGGATCCGTACCGGTGGGCTTGTTGGTCGTAAGATTAGTGCGGGGCAGAGACATCCGTTTATGGTTCAGCGGACGAACGGGTGGCACGAACGTGATGCGTATGGCCGGATTTTGGGCCGGCCTGTCAACCGCCATCCTGGATCTGGCCAAAGGAGCATTGGCGGTTTACCTCGCCCGCTATCTGACGGACGGAAATCCGTGGGTGGAGATGGGCGCGGGCCTGCTGGCAGTACTGGGCCACAACTACTCGATCTTTCTTGTGGAACGTAAAGATGGCAGACTTCGTTTGCGAGGCGGTGCCGGCGGTGCGACCACAGCCGGTGCGGTGTTTGCCTTTTGGCCGCCCTCACTGCTCATCTTGGTGCCGATCGGAGCCGCGATTCTTTATTTCGTGGGATACGCCTCGGTGGCCACGATGTGCCTCGGCATCGAAGTGGCCGCGCTGTTCCTTTGGCGCGCACTTTCGGGCCAGGCGCCATGGGCGTACGTCGTCTTTGGCGTCCTCATCGAAGTGATTTTACTGCTGGGTTTACGGCCGAACATCCAAAGGCTGCGTAAAGGGGAAGAACGTTTGATCGGCTATCGTGCCCGTAAGGCCGCGCAGAAGGCGCTTAACTCGGAGAATTACAACGCAGCGCGAGAAACCAATCGAGAATAA
- a CDS encoding metal-dependent transcriptional regulator: protein MNAEMNSIQPVLITIGVALLFIVLLWPKSGLLPRLRKTRQYTERIQIEDTLKHIHSREMEAQQSTLQSIAGVLQTSTNHAGDILAKMEAVVLLNYEEERLIYTPKGERAALHNLRAHRLWERYLADETGFGEAEWHDLAEEREHFLSAEDIDLLSERLGHPTHDPHGDPIPDAAGEYVSHGGKPLPSYESGTRLRIVHVEDEPGMIYAQLVAEGLYPGMQVQIIEKSHERIRFWADGDEHILAPIVAHNLSVIPEPDEKANAAPYSCQTLACLELGEQGVVLGISPACRGAERRRLFDLGVLQGATVQAEYRSPSGDPTAYRIRDALIALRKEQADYIFIEKVPKVSHERA, encoded by the coding sequence ATGAACGCTGAAATGAACTCGATACAGCCTGTATTAATCACGATTGGGGTTGCCCTCTTATTCATCGTGCTTCTGTGGCCGAAATCGGGACTGCTGCCACGCCTTCGTAAAACCAGGCAGTATACCGAAAGAATACAGATCGAAGATACATTGAAGCACATCCACAGTCGCGAGATGGAAGCCCAACAATCGACACTACAGAGCATCGCCGGTGTGCTGCAAACGTCCACAAACCACGCAGGCGACATTCTCGCCAAGATGGAAGCGGTAGTTTTGCTGAATTACGAAGAGGAGCGGCTTATATATACACCAAAAGGGGAACGAGCGGCGCTGCACAACCTTCGCGCCCACCGTCTCTGGGAACGCTACCTCGCAGATGAGACGGGGTTCGGGGAAGCAGAATGGCACGATCTGGCCGAAGAACGCGAACACTTCCTCTCAGCGGAAGATATCGATCTCCTCTCAGAGCGTCTGGGTCACCCCACGCACGATCCCCATGGCGATCCCATACCGGACGCAGCAGGAGAATACGTATCGCACGGTGGAAAACCCCTCCCCAGCTACGAAAGCGGAACACGCCTGCGCATCGTCCACGTCGAAGATGAACCCGGGATGATCTACGCCCAACTGGTCGCCGAGGGCCTGTATCCGGGGATGCAGGTGCAGATCATCGAAAAATCACATGAGCGTATACGATTCTGGGCCGATGGCGACGAGCACATTCTCGCGCCGATCGTCGCCCACAACCTCTCGGTGATTCCCGAACCCGACGAAAAAGCGAACGCGGCCCCGTATTCTTGTCAAACCCTGGCCTGTCTGGAACTGGGCGAGCAGGGCGTCGTACTCGGCATCTCACCTGCGTGCCGCGGCGCCGAACGCCGTCGCCTGTTCGATCTGGGCGTATTACAGGGTGCCACCGTCCAAGCGGAGTATCGCAGTCCATCCGGCGATCCGACCGCGTACCGCATCCGGGATGCACTCATCGCCTTACGGAAAGAACAAGCAGATTACATTTTCATCGAGAAAGTACCAAAGGTCAGCCATGAACGAGCGTAA